From the uncultured Desulfovibrio sp. genome, one window contains:
- a CDS encoding DUF5665 domain-containing protein has protein sequence MDNRPEARQTDAELLLQRLDNAGLMEYVRLSQKTGKILWLNFLSGIARGLGFSIGASLVLAVLYKILARIISMNIPYLTELLQQIMNMAKGG, from the coding sequence ATGGACAACAGACCTGAAGCCAGACAGACCGATGCCGAACTCCTGCTGCAACGTCTCGACAACGCGGGCCTCATGGAATACGTCCGGCTGTCGCAAAAAACCGGCAAAATACTCTGGCTCAACTTTCTGTCAGGCATTGCCAGAGGGCTGGGTTTCAGCATTGGCGCATCGTTGGTGCTGGCCGTTCTCTACAAGATACTGGCCCGCATCATCAGCATGAACATCCCCTACCTCACAGAACTGCTGCAACAGATCATGAATATGGCCAAGGGCGGCTGA
- the tgt gene encoding tRNA guanosine(34) transglycosylase Tgt has protein sequence MSQSVFTIEHTDGAARAGVLRTAHGTIPTPIFMPVGTVGSVKALAPDDLAAIGAPIILGNTYHLYLRPGDELVHRRGGLHKFASWPGSILTDSGGFQVFSLSSLRKIREEGVEFRSHLDGSKHLFTPEKVLQIQRNLNSDIMMVLDECVPFGADYAYTEKSLALTTRWAKRAMDAYPPGSAHNLMFGITQGGFYKDLRERSVNELCSMDFDGFAIGGLSVGEPKDKMYDLLYHTAPLLPGEKPRYLMGVGTPLDIATGIHAGVDMFDCVLPTRNARNGTLYTSLGKINIKRREFAEDDGPLDPNCRCYACRNFSRAYLRHLYASQELLSFRLNSLHNLTYFLDLARNARQAIVEGRYMDFLAKITALYPDEAARAAAGS, from the coding sequence ATGTCCCAATCCGTATTTACCATCGAACACACCGACGGCGCGGCCCGCGCCGGGGTGCTGCGCACGGCTCACGGCACTATCCCCACGCCTATTTTTATGCCCGTGGGAACCGTGGGATCCGTCAAGGCTCTTGCCCCGGATGATCTGGCCGCCATTGGCGCGCCCATCATTCTGGGCAATACCTATCACCTTTATCTGCGCCCCGGCGATGAGCTTGTGCACAGGCGCGGGGGGCTGCACAAGTTCGCCTCCTGGCCTGGCTCCATCCTGACGGACAGCGGCGGTTTTCAGGTATTCAGCCTGAGCTCGCTGCGCAAGATCCGCGAGGAAGGCGTGGAGTTCCGCTCGCACCTTGATGGCTCAAAGCATCTGTTCACGCCTGAAAAAGTGCTGCAAATTCAGCGCAATCTGAATTCAGACATCATGATGGTGCTTGACGAATGCGTGCCCTTTGGCGCGGATTACGCCTATACGGAAAAATCCCTGGCCCTGACCACGCGCTGGGCCAAGCGCGCCATGGACGCCTATCCGCCCGGTTCGGCGCACAATCTGATGTTTGGCATCACGCAGGGTGGTTTTTACAAAGACCTGCGCGAACGCTCGGTAAACGAATTGTGCAGCATGGATTTTGACGGCTTTGCCATTGGCGGGCTTTCGGTGGGCGAGCCGAAAGACAAGATGTATGATCTGCTCTACCACACAGCGCCCCTGCTGCCGGGTGAAAAGCCGCGCTACCTTATGGGCGTGGGGACGCCGCTGGACATTGCCACGGGCATCCATGCCGGGGTGGACATGTTCGACTGCGTGCTGCCCACCCGCAATGCGCGTAACGGCACGCTCTACACGTCGCTTGGCAAGATCAACATCAAGCGGCGCGAATTTGCCGAAGACGACGGCCCCCTTGACCCCAACTGCCGTTGCTACGCCTGCCGCAATTTTTCGCGCGCCTATCTGCGGCATCTGTATGCCAGTCAGGAATTGCTGTCATTCCGGCTCAATTCCCTGCACAACCTCACCTATTTTCTCGATCTGGCGCGCAACGCGCGGCAGGCCATCGTGGAAGGGCGCTATATGGATTTTCTGGCGAAAATCACGGCCCTGTATCCCGATGAAGCCGCCCGCGCCGCCGCTGGCTCGTAA